Proteins encoded together in one Camelina sativa cultivar DH55 chromosome 9, Cs, whole genome shotgun sequence window:
- the LOC104710848 gene encoding auxin-responsive protein SAUR40-like, whose translation MDENNGVKLTGIKQIVRLKEILQKWQTVTIGSKSDDSELGAKKHTAIISPVINKRLLDLKTCDSDEETTCHSPESPPDVPKGYLAVYVGPELRRFIIPTNFLSHSLFKVLLEKAEEEYGFDHSGALTIPCEVETFKFLLKCIENHPKDDTSAGDPIETEE comes from the exons ATGGATGAAAACAATGGGGTAAAGTTAACCGGGATCAAGCAGATTGTGAGACTAAAGGAGATTCTTCAAAAATGGCAAACTGTCACAATAGGTTCAAAGTCAGATGATAGCGAGTTGGGGGCTAAAAAGCACACAGCAATCATTTCCCCGGTTATCAACAAGAGGTTGTTGGATTTGAAGACTTGTGACTCGGACGAGGAAACTACTTGCCATAGCCCTGAGTCACCACCAGATGTTCCTAAAGGGTATTTGGCTGTATATGTTGGACCCGAGCTCCGGAGATTTATCATACCCACAAACTTTCTTAGCCACTCTCTTTTCAAGGTCTTGCTCGAGAAGGCTGAGGAAGAGTATGGATTTGATCACAGCGGCGCGTTAACCATACCATGTGAGGTGGAGACTTTCAAATTCTTACTTAAGTGCATTGAGAACCATCCTAAAGATGACACCTCGG CTGGAGATCCAATAGAAACAGAAGAGTAA